DNA sequence from the Leptospira limi genome:
GAAAACGGTGGCGTATCGGGAATTGTACAAAAATTCAAGGAAAAAGGTTTTGCAGACGCTGCCGCTTCTTGGGTTGGAACGGGTGAAAATGTAAGCATCGGTGCCGATGATGTTTTAAAAGTCTTAGGAAATGACTCAGTAAAGGAACTTGCTAAAAAAGTGGGCCTTGATACTGATGCTACTGCAGGACTTGTAGGAAATTTATTGCCTATTGTCATCGATAAATTATCCCCTGATGGCAATGAACCATCTGGAGACATCACTTCCCAACTTTCAAATTTGGCATCCTTATTCACCAAATAGAACAATCCAATTGATTTAGAGATTTTCTTTGATTTCTGAGAAACTGCGGTCAGGGTTCATCGTATAAGCTCCTTTAAAAGGATGTGGAGGATTGCCTCCCCATTCCATAGGGGATAGAAGGGAAAAATAATCTCCTTCCTCTTTCGAATACAGATAAATCACCTGACCTGGTTTTTTTTCAAATTGGCATTTTGCCTTATGAAGTTCGATATCCTTTTCTGCTTGTTTGAGTATGAGTTCTGCTTCTTCTTTTAGAGCACGAATTTGTTTGGCGATGACTTCCAACTTTCCATGAACATGGAGTTTGACAGATTCTTCCGCCAGTTCAATTTCTTTCGCACGATCAACCAAACTAATTGCGGGTGCTAATCGACTTGTTCCATAGGTGAGGCTGTGGTGGGGGATCGTGGATTCTTCCATATTATTCTTTAGACAAATCCAAAGATCTTTCCATAGAATTTATTTTTTGAATGGAAATATCCATTGAAAAAAGAAAAGGCCTCCCCATGAGTTACGGGAAAGCCAAGTTGCCAAGGAAAGACGATTTGTGTTTTTATGATAATGGTTGGTATTGGATGACCATTGCCTTTGCCTTAATTTCTTTTGGCATATTTGTTTTGGATAAGGTTTTTAACAATGAATCTCTATCTTTGGATTTACCAAGTTGTACGACAAAAA
Encoded proteins:
- a CDS encoding YidB family protein — encoded protein: MSFFESLKAVAAQAVELVQNNPQVVSGIQKIIEENGGVSGIVQKFKEKGFADAAASWVGTGENVSIGADDVLKVLGNDSVKELAKKVGLDTDATAGLVGNLLPIVIDKLSPDGNEPSGDITSQLSNLASLFTK
- a CDS encoding DUF2452 domain-containing protein; amino-acid sequence: MEESTIPHHSLTYGTSRLAPAISLVDRAKEIELAEESVKLHVHGKLEVIAKQIRALKEEAELILKQAEKDIELHKAKCQFEKKPGQVIYLYSKEEGDYFSLLSPMEWGGNPPHPFKGAYTMNPDRSFSEIKENL